From Bacteroidota bacterium, the proteins below share one genomic window:
- a CDS encoding metallophosphoesterase, whose amino-acid sequence MKKRLIYYLIITLMLLAGFYLLLLKVFPKTASYYPGFLFLAAIDLYFWSSARKRIRKIRQPLRKISSFLYWLPLFVLVGYLMLTFFIGQKELISSFASYLIGTILIIYVSKLLPVVLLFLADLWRVVRRSFDGFKILLSGNNPTLARKIPRNRHVQSLAWWLGVFILCMFISGMVFWVHDFKIRNQEITIKNLPSVYKGLKIVQISDLHLGSWCSAKSLRRVVNMVNSLKPDIVFFTGDLVNNITDEAYPFEPILERLQAPYGVFAILGNHDYGDYVGWRTPEEKEKNLQDLVDLYNRIGWRLLRNEHVIIEKDSARMAVIGVDNWGSLDRFPKRADMHKALENMELQPLNILLSHDPSHWEYIISKEYPELQITMSGHTHGFQFGIETKHLRWSPVQWVYKYWAGIYSTTNGAGQEQYLYVNRGLGNIGYPGRIGILPEITVFKVK is encoded by the coding sequence ATGAAAAAACGGCTCATCTATTACCTGATTATTACATTGATGCTCCTGGCAGGATTTTACCTTCTGCTGCTGAAAGTATTCCCCAAGACAGCCTCATATTATCCTGGTTTCCTGTTCCTGGCAGCCATAGACCTTTATTTCTGGAGCTCAGCAAGAAAACGTATTCGTAAAATCCGTCAACCACTGCGAAAAATTTCATCTTTTCTTTACTGGTTACCTCTTTTTGTTCTCGTTGGTTATCTAATGCTGACATTCTTCATAGGGCAAAAGGAACTCATCAGCAGTTTTGCATCTTACTTAATTGGCACAATACTTATCATTTATGTATCAAAGCTTTTACCCGTGGTTTTACTCTTTCTGGCTGACCTGTGGAGAGTGGTAAGAAGATCTTTCGATGGATTTAAAATTCTTCTGTCGGGGAATAATCCTACGTTGGCCAGGAAGATACCCCGCAATAGGCATGTTCAAAGCCTTGCATGGTGGCTGGGAGTCTTCATCTTGTGTATGTTTATTTCCGGCATGGTTTTTTGGGTACATGACTTTAAGATTAGGAATCAGGAAATTACAATCAAAAATTTGCCTTCAGTTTATAAAGGACTAAAGATTGTGCAGATTTCCGACCTGCACCTGGGAAGCTGGTGTTCTGCAAAGAGTCTACGCAGGGTCGTCAATATGGTCAACAGCCTTAAACCTGATATAGTATTTTTTACCGGTGATCTGGTAAATAATATCACGGATGAGGCATATCCGTTCGAACCCATTCTTGAACGACTACAGGCTCCATATGGTGTTTTTGCGATTCTCGGAAACCATGATTATGGAGATTATGTTGGATGGCGAACACCGGAAGAAAAGGAAAAGAACCTGCAGGACCTGGTCGATCTTTACAATCGAATAGGCTGGCGTCTGTTGCGGAATGAACACGTGATCATTGAAAAGGATAGCGCACGGATGGCAGTCATTGGCGTCGACAATTGGGGCAGCCTCGACCGTTTCCCCAAACGGGCCGACATGCACAAAGCATTGGAAAACATGGAACTGCAACCGTTAAATATCCTTTTGTCACACGACCCAAGCCATTGGGAGTATATCATATCAAAGGAATACCCCGAACTGCAGATTACCATGTCAGGTCATACCCATGGCTTTCAGTTTGGAATTGAAACAAAGCATCTGAGATGGAGTCCGGTGCAATGGGTGTATAAATACTGGGCAGGTATATATTCAACGACCAACGGAGCAGGTCAGGAGCAATATCTTTATGTCAACCGTGGTCTTGGTAATATAGGCTATCCTGGCAGAATCGGTATTTTGCCGGAAATCACTGTGTTTAAAGTCAAATAA
- a CDS encoding TIGR03768 family metallophosphoesterase, with product MKKKNRIWLYPLVVMGFVLILSNSCKNNDSATQQASYPIDSTVLTTVERTIVPDPVPSTAPKILPTEISKFAEYGYGVWQFGMGLGYEKRLDIMPLAYTNTSVTNTAKLLNFFAMTDIHISDKESPAQAIFFGYKGGLISGYSPIMLYTTHVLDAAVQTVNALHKKNPFDFGISLGDVCNATQYNELRWYIDVLDGKNINPDSGDKDDPIPGPNNDYQDEYKAVGLDKTIPWYQALGNHDHFWMGFLPPNDYIRKSLIGENMLNLGNPFIDPLGVDSRGFYMGSINGRTLYGDVIGAGPVADFTSPPKVLAADPNRRSLSKKEWISEFFNTSSNPKGHGFNQADTANGFANYTFEPKSDIPIKVIVIDDTQSNDDPNDPDALGFGKGSFGYGHGELDDERYNWLISELDKGQAEGNLMIIAAHEPIGVEKVPSMMAWNPAFEAKLIAKLHTYPNLILWIAGHRHLHTITALKSPDAAHPESGFWEIETSSLREFPQQFRTFEIVRNSDNTVSIFATDVDPAVKDGSFAAKSRSYAVAAQQIFKLPMTNFSYNAELVKQLSPEMQAKIQNYGTPVYK from the coding sequence ATGAAAAAGAAAAACAGAATTTGGCTTTACCCATTAGTAGTAATGGGATTTGTATTAATTCTTAGCAATAGTTGCAAGAACAATGATAGCGCTACACAGCAAGCGAGCTATCCAATAGATTCTACAGTTCTTACAACAGTCGAAAGGACAATTGTTCCTGATCCCGTGCCTTCTACAGCGCCTAAGATTCTTCCTACTGAGATTTCTAAATTTGCTGAGTATGGTTATGGCGTTTGGCAATTCGGCATGGGGCTTGGTTATGAGAAAAGACTGGATATTATGCCACTTGCATATACAAATACATCGGTCACAAATACTGCAAAACTTTTGAATTTCTTTGCCATGACCGACATCCATATCAGTGACAAGGAATCTCCTGCTCAGGCAATCTTTTTTGGCTACAAAGGCGGTCTGATTTCAGGATATTCGCCGATTATGTTATATACAACTCATGTCCTCGACGCAGCCGTCCAGACGGTTAACGCCCTTCACAAAAAAAATCCGTTTGATTTCGGCATCTCTCTGGGCGATGTTTGCAACGCAACTCAGTATAACGAGCTAAGATGGTATATCGATGTCCTTGACGGCAAGAATATAAACCCCGATTCCGGTGACAAGGATGATCCTATCCCAGGACCTAATAATGATTATCAGGATGAATACAAGGCGGTGGGGCTTGATAAGACGATTCCCTGGTATCAGGCGCTCGGCAACCACGATCATTTCTGGATGGGCTTCCTGCCACCGAATGATTATATCCGAAAGAGTCTCATCGGAGAGAATATGCTCAACTTAGGCAATCCGTTCATCGATCCTCTCGGCGTAGACAGCCGTGGTTTCTATATGGGATCAATCAACGGCCGGACGCTCTATGGCGACGTTATCGGCGCGGGACCCGTCGCGGACTTCACAAGTCCCCCGAAGGTGCTCGCAGCCGATCCTAACCGCCGTTCACTTTCGAAAAAGGAGTGGATAAGCGAATTTTTTAATACATCTTCAAATCCCAAAGGACATGGGTTCAATCAAGCAGACACAGCAAATGGATTCGCCAACTATACTTTCGAACCGAAGTCGGATATACCGATTAAGGTCATTGTGATAGACGATACCCAAAGTAACGACGATCCCAACGATCCCGATGCTCTCGGCTTTGGAAAGGGCTCTTTCGGCTATGGACATGGAGAACTTGATGATGAACGTTATAACTGGTTAATCAGCGAACTTGATAAAGGTCAAGCCGAAGGCAATCTTATGATTATCGCTGCGCACGAACCGATAGGCGTCGAAAAGGTTCCATCCATGATGGCTTGGAACCCGGCCTTTGAAGCCAAACTGATTGCCAAACTTCATACATATCCGAATCTCATCCTGTGGATCGCCGGACATCGTCATCTCCATACAATTACTGCATTAAAATCACCTGATGCCGCCCATCCTGAAAGCGGCTTCTGGGAGATTGAAACCTCATCATTAAGGGAGTTCCCTCAGCAGTTCCGCACGTTTGAGATCGTCCGCAACAGCGACAATACTGTTTCAATCTTTGCGACCGACGTTGATCCGGCAGTCAAAGACGGGTCGTTTGCGGCGAAATCGCGTTCTTATGCTGTCGCCGCTCAACAGATATTCAAGCTTCCAATGACTAATTTTTCGTACAATGCAGAGCTTGTCAAACAATTGAGCCCTGAAATGCAAGCTAAAATACAGAACTATGGGACACCGGTATACAAGTAA
- a CDS encoding metallophosphoesterase → MKRQIIIFVTVCAATLSSFAQFTFVAISDLHISDTIVPNSDFNAQYFQCAIKEFDTLDPKPAFVIASGDISDVGNQEPEGMYPTLTQFLFPPTLTNPGIGDYFIDSAQTIPIYFTPGNHDYWVGFEPNGEPISTGNLPYYTKYITVDTDYVITADFAAIVFLRSGHDGPYGNPPDPANIEGTGFSNEQCTWLRNTLIMNSNKRKIIVFHHPAVNAAGTNSDGTPYTGEISDTTDNSILNNRTNFLNICDSNHVDVVLNGHEHQNVVANRKGDTIGENWPNGTRYVQTAASFNRSYRIITVDPAFVTVSRPMRSCSAIYGVNELSNTLKISIFPNPAKDKLTIECNQKAMMELLTIEGQIIKTIQNAGKKMTIDLVNLPDGVYIMKAITDKGIAIRKFIIQ, encoded by the coding sequence ATGAAAAGACAAATTATAATTTTCGTAACAGTCTGTGCTGCAACATTGAGCTCTTTCGCTCAGTTCACTTTTGTTGCTATTTCTGACCTGCACATCTCCGACACCATTGTCCCAAATAGTGACTTCAATGCACAATACTTCCAATGCGCCATCAAAGAATTTGACACCCTTGATCCAAAACCCGCATTTGTCATAGCAAGCGGGGATATTTCCGATGTAGGTAACCAGGAACCTGAAGGCATGTATCCTACGCTTACACAGTTTTTGTTTCCACCAACACTCACTAACCCGGGCATTGGCGACTATTTTATTGATTCTGCCCAGACAATTCCTATCTATTTCACCCCCGGAAATCATGATTATTGGGTGGGATTCGAACCAAATGGAGAGCCAATATCAACTGGTAATCTTCCGTATTATACGAAATATATCACTGTTGATACAGATTATGTAATCACAGCCGATTTTGCAGCGATTGTGTTTCTCCGTTCAGGCCATGACGGCCCCTATGGAAATCCTCCCGATCCGGCAAATATCGAAGGAACCGGATTCTCCAATGAACAATGCACCTGGCTCAGAAACACATTGATAATGAACAGCAACAAAAGAAAAATTATTGTCTTCCATCATCCTGCAGTAAATGCCGCCGGTACAAACTCTGATGGTACGCCATATACCGGTGAAATCTCAGATACAACTGATAACTCAATCCTGAATAACAGGACCAATTTCCTGAATATCTGCGATTCAAATCATGTGGATGTGGTCCTGAACGGCCATGAACATCAAAATGTGGTTGCAAACAGAAAGGGAGATACAATTGGGGAAAACTGGCCCAATGGTACCCGGTATGTCCAAACGGCTGCCTCATTTAACCGTTCTTACCGCATTATAACAGTTGATCCGGCATTTGTGACGGTAAGTCGTCCGATGCGAAGCTGTAGTGCAATTTATGGCGTGAATGAGTTAAGCAATACATTGAAAATCTCAATCTTTCCCAATCCCGCCAAAGATAAGCTTACCATTGAATGCAATCAAAAAGCCATGATGGAACTTTTGACCATCGAAGGGCAGATAATTAAAACAATTCAAAACGCGGGCAAAAAAATGACAATTGATCTGGTTAATTTACCAGACGGGGTTTATATAATGAAAGCAATAACTGACAAAGGAATTGCGATAAGGAAATTTATAATACAATAA
- a CDS encoding TIGR03768 family metallophosphoesterase: MKTQIRTWIYPLMGFALLITNSCSKDDDHGNPIDTRGYTTLDRTIIPNTISPFPPLIYPFEIAKYTEYGYGGWQYGQGIPYQKRLDIMPTGYTGTSVTKASSLLRFFTMSDIHLCDKETPTSAICYSYKGGGSPSGYSASMLLTTQMLNAAVQTINVLNKQSQFDFGISLGDDCDNTQYNELRWFINVLDGKSINPDSGVKDDPIPGPNNDYQDPYQAEGLDKSIPWFQTLGNHDHFWKGSYPVTDNFRPNYTGLDIINLDNPLTGLDGRGFYMGSIDGRTPYGDIIGVGATANFQTPPQVLAADPDRRSLRRDEWINEFFNTSSNPIGHGFSQSNANTGFACYAFEPKMGLPVKVIVLDDTQQDSDPNIGGYAHSSLDWDRFNWLIGELDKGQAEGKLMIIAAHVPIGLGPGLWNTDALITEQQLIDTLHNHPNLILWISGHRHINAVTVQPSTDPTHPELGFWEVETPSLKDFPQQFRTFDIVRNSDNTISIFATDVDPIANPGSLPALSRSYAVASYQLFNIQEPYLPSGAYNAELVKQLTPEMQAKIQNY, from the coding sequence ATGAAAACCCAAATCAGAACCTGGATTTACCCGCTAATGGGATTTGCTTTATTGATTACAAATAGTTGCAGCAAAGATGATGACCATGGCAATCCTATAGACACCAGGGGTTACACAACACTTGACAGAACAATAATCCCGAATACCATTTCTCCATTTCCGCCACTAATTTATCCTTTCGAAATAGCAAAATACACGGAATATGGTTATGGTGGCTGGCAATATGGTCAAGGAATACCTTATCAAAAAAGGTTGGATATTATGCCAACCGGATATACCGGCACATCGGTTACAAAAGCTTCAAGCCTTTTGCGTTTCTTTACCATGTCCGACATTCATCTTTGCGACAAAGAAACACCCACTTCAGCCATCTGTTACTCATACAAGGGAGGTGGTAGTCCCTCAGGATATTCAGCGTCTATGCTATTGACAACACAGATGCTCAATGCTGCAGTGCAAACGATAAACGTCCTGAATAAGCAAAGTCAGTTTGATTTTGGCATCTCCCTTGGTGATGATTGCGACAACACGCAGTACAATGAATTAAGATGGTTCATCAATGTTCTTGACGGCAAGTCAATAAATCCCGATTCCGGTGTCAAGGATGATCCGATCCCCGGGCCGAATAATGATTATCAGGATCCATATCAGGCGGAAGGGCTTGATAAGTCGATTCCCTGGTTTCAGACGCTCGGCAATCACGATCATTTCTGGAAGGGTTCATACCCTGTGACCGATAACTTTCGGCCAAATTATACCGGGTTGGATATCATAAATTTAGACAATCCTCTGACCGGACTTGATGGCAGAGGTTTTTACATGGGATCAATTGACGGACGGACGCCTTACGGTGACATTATAGGCGTGGGTGCTACCGCAAATTTCCAAACACCTCCGCAAGTGCTTGCAGCCGATCCGGACCGCCGTTCGCTCAGGAGAGATGAGTGGATTAACGAATTTTTTAATACATCTTCAAATCCGATAGGGCATGGATTCAGTCAATCCAATGCAAACACAGGCTTTGCCTGCTATGCGTTTGAACCAAAGATGGGCCTGCCTGTTAAGGTCATTGTTCTCGATGATACCCAGCAGGACAGTGATCCCAATATTGGTGGCTATGCGCATAGCTCTCTTGATTGGGATCGTTTTAACTGGCTTATAGGTGAACTTGATAAGGGTCAGGCTGAAGGTAAGCTTATGATCATAGCTGCTCATGTACCAATAGGACTTGGACCTGGATTGTGGAACACTGACGCTCTAATTACAGAACAGCAATTGATTGACACTCTTCATAACCACCCGAATCTCATCCTGTGGATCTCAGGACATCGTCATATAAATGCAGTTACGGTACAACCATCAACTGATCCAACCCATCCTGAGCTTGGTTTCTGGGAGGTTGAAACTCCATCATTAAAGGATTTCCCTCAACAGTTCCGCACCTTCGATATCGTTCGGAACAGCGACAATACTATTTCAATCTTTGCTACCGACGTTGATCCAATAGCCAATCCGGGGTCTTTGCCCGCGTTATCGCGTTCATATGCTGTGGCATCTTATCAGTTATTCAACATTCAGGAACCTTATTTGCCTTCCGGTGCATACAATGCAGAACTTGTAAAACAGTTGACTCCGGAAATGCAGGCTAAGATTCAGAACTACTGA
- a CDS encoding T9SS type A sorting domain-containing protein, whose protein sequence is MKHYFLCCIILSLVYCNNLFAGTRYYRLSYRDDPATTIVIGWCDSAISTNTQVYYGTIDFGTNYLSYPLSHGIDRTVLNYYGLNHQFARLTQLTPNTVYYFVVRDDQGISARMCFKTLPDNANSPVTFISGGDSRTAMAGEPDSLLCRPWRQDANRLISKISPDFVAFSGDYVLLGAIIPDWDDWFDDWQLTITPEGRLFALVPTLGNHEAPDDLYNMFDIPNANSYYSLSIAGKLLRIYTLNTDLGFNSTNYTSSCDSTQRSWLENDLQLHTGNINEPYWKFAQYHYPFAPHGCFPVDTTMINCWASLFQTYKVKLVAEAHAHVIKVTWPILTSSGTASDNGFIRNDSCGIVYIGDGSWGAPQCPLFTHYSPDAAFKWTRNQEKMPGFQLVCVSKEKIEIRVIKLENVINVGQVGINDPPCSLPANIVLWNPSNGSVVTINNPNPLSDNADLINLNTSGGILNPVFSSTQYNYTVLLADTTVIPPTISVTLSDPNATVQVTQASNLSGSVAERTATAVVVAEDDITSNTYSVIFSKNQSGLPEISAGKAAVIYPNPANKVVHIDFFDKNNTAKVEVYNAYGSNIKSLSVNTGNTFNMDISSFNTGIYYVYITMNKFRECYKISVVK, encoded by the coding sequence ATGAAACATTATTTTCTTTGCTGCATTATTTTAAGTCTTGTTTATTGTAATAATCTTTTTGCAGGAACCCGGTATTACCGCCTTTCGTATCGCGACGATCCGGCTACCACCATAGTCATTGGCTGGTGTGATAGCGCAATATCCACAAATACTCAGGTTTATTATGGTACTATCGATTTCGGTACCAATTACTTAAGCTACCCGCTATCTCATGGAATTGACCGGACAGTACTCAATTACTATGGTTTGAACCATCAGTTTGCAAGGCTTACGCAGCTTACTCCAAATACTGTTTATTACTTTGTTGTTCGCGACGACCAGGGAATAAGTGCCCGCATGTGCTTTAAAACATTGCCCGACAATGCCAATTCTCCGGTTACCTTTATTTCCGGTGGCGACAGTAGAACGGCAATGGCTGGCGAACCTGATTCACTATTATGCAGGCCCTGGCGACAAGATGCAAACAGATTGATTTCAAAAATAAGCCCTGACTTTGTTGCTTTTAGTGGTGATTATGTTCTCCTTGGAGCCATTATACCCGATTGGGACGACTGGTTTGACGACTGGCAGCTTACTATAACACCCGAGGGACGGCTTTTTGCGCTTGTACCCACATTAGGAAATCATGAAGCTCCCGATGATTTATATAACATGTTTGATATTCCCAATGCCAATTCATATTATTCTCTGAGCATTGCCGGTAAATTACTCAGAATATATACGCTAAATACCGATCTTGGATTCAACAGCACCAATTATACATCTTCTTGCGACAGCACCCAGCGAAGCTGGCTCGAGAACGATTTGCAATTACACACGGGTAATATTAACGAACCCTACTGGAAATTTGCCCAATACCACTATCCTTTTGCTCCTCACGGATGCTTTCCGGTTGATACCACAATGATAAACTGTTGGGCATCACTTTTCCAGACCTATAAGGTAAAATTGGTTGCCGAAGCGCACGCCCACGTTATTAAAGTGACGTGGCCTATTCTGACATCATCTGGTACTGCAAGTGATAATGGTTTTATCCGGAACGACAGTTGCGGGATTGTTTATATTGGAGATGGTAGCTGGGGCGCACCACAATGTCCTTTATTTACACATTATTCACCCGATGCTGCTTTTAAATGGACGCGCAACCAGGAAAAAATGCCCGGGTTTCAGTTGGTGTGCGTTTCTAAAGAAAAAATTGAAATACGGGTCATTAAACTCGAAAATGTCATTAATGTAGGTCAGGTTGGAATCAATGACCCTCCCTGCTCACTACCCGCAAATATTGTTTTATGGAACCCCAGTAATGGCAGTGTGGTCACAATAAATAATCCCAACCCTTTGTCTGATAATGCTGATCTTATAAATCTTAATACTTCCGGGGGTATTTTAAATCCGGTATTTTCTTCTACGCAATACAATTATACCGTTTTATTAGCAGATACTACTGTTATTCCTCCTACGATCAGCGTTACCTTATCTGATCCGAATGCCACGGTTCAGGTTACCCAGGCATCCAACCTTTCAGGATCGGTTGCCGAACGCACTGCTACAGCTGTTGTTGTAGCTGAAGATGATATTACATCAAATACATACAGCGTTATTTTTTCTAAAAACCAATCCGGGTTACCTGAAATATCAGCCGGTAAAGCTGCTGTAATTTATCCAAACCCTGCAAACAAAGTGGTTCATATAGATTTTTTTGACAAAAATAATACAGCAAAAGTGGAAGTTTACAATGCTTACGGCAGTAATATTAAATCACTATCGGTAAATACCGGTAATACCTTTAATATGGACATTTCTTCATTCAATACGGGCATTTATTACGTTTATATTACAATGAATAAATTCAGGGAATGCTATAAAATTTCGGTAGTAAAGTAA
- a CDS encoding HAD family hydrolase, which translates to MNIKIRTWIYPLILMGFVLIINTSCKNNDSSKKKVGYPVAFVADPLPSWNNTEHKKAIVTFVEQVTREGSPNFVPPAERIATFDNDGTLWSEQPIYFQYTFTFDRIKALAPQHPEWKNKQPFKAVLEDDLMTVFAGGGNALNEIIMASNANYTTEEFAQIVSEWLVTAKHPKTGRLYTEMIFQPMLELLAYLRANGFKTYIVSGGGVEFMRPWTERVYGIPPEQVIGTSFRIKFELRNGNPVLIQLPEFSFIDDNEGKPVGINQYIGRRPIAAFGNSDGDLQMFQWTTAGSGASFALIIHHTDSVREWAYDRTSSYGRLDKALDEAHAKGWTVVDMKNDWKIIYPFGMK; encoded by the coding sequence ATGAATATAAAAATCAGAACCTGGATTTACCCATTAATATTAATGGGATTTGTATTAATTATTAACACCAGTTGCAAGAACAATGATAGCAGTAAAAAGAAAGTCGGCTATCCAGTAGCCTTTGTCGCCGATCCCTTGCCATCCTGGAATAATACCGAACATAAGAAAGCCATTGTCACCTTCGTCGAACAAGTGACCAGGGAAGGTTCACCGAACTTTGTGCCGCCTGCCGAGCGTATTGCCACCTTTGATAATGATGGCACACTGTGGTCTGAGCAGCCGATATATTTCCAGTATACTTTCACGTTCGACCGGATCAAAGCGCTTGCGCCGCAGCACCCCGAATGGAAGAATAAACAGCCATTCAAAGCTGTGCTGGAGGACGACCTTATGACAGTTTTCGCTGGCGGAGGAAATGCTTTGAACGAGATCATCATGGCTTCGAACGCCAACTATACCACGGAGGAATTCGCACAAATCGTCAGCGAATGGTTGGTTACAGCGAAACATCCGAAGACCGGCCGGCTTTACACGGAAATGATCTTTCAGCCTATGCTCGAACTGCTCGCTTACCTGCGTGCCAATGGTTTCAAGACATACATCGTGTCAGGCGGCGGTGTTGAATTTATGCGCCCCTGGACGGAAAGGGTCTATGGTATACCCCCCGAACAGGTCATTGGCACCAGCTTCAGGATCAAGTTTGAGTTGCGCAACGGCAATCCCGTGCTAATACAATTGCCTGAGTTCAGCTTCATAGATGACAATGAGGGCAAACCTGTCGGCATCAACCAGTATATCGGCCGCCGTCCTATAGCTGCTTTTGGTAACTCCGACGGCGACCTGCAAATGTTCCAGTGGACGACCGCCGGCAGTGGCGCGAGTTTTGCGCTTATAATCCACCATACCGATTCAGTGCGCGAGTGGGCATACGATCGTACGTCCTCTTACGGTCGGCTTGACAAGGCACTCGACGAGGCACATGCAAAAGGTTGGACAGTTGTAGACATGAAGAACGACTGGAAGATCATCTACCCATTCGGGATGAAGTAA